One Buteo buteo chromosome 4, bButBut1.hap1.1, whole genome shotgun sequence DNA segment encodes these proteins:
- the ZNF503 gene encoding zinc finger protein 503 yields the protein MITSPSLSAIRSSKRSSSLSEPGGSPRRSRSAADLAGPNGHAGNNGSSAAAAKPCFHAVPPSDPLRQANRLPIKVLKMLTARTGHILHPEYLQPLPSTPVSPIELDAKKSPLALLAQTCSQIGKPDPSPSSKLSSVTSNGSGGDKDSKSGPLKLSDIGVEDKSSFKPYSKPGAEKKEPGAASCAGAPAAGVAAGEKSGFRVPSATCQPFTPRTGSPNSSASACSPGLLPAEGKGGEDKKDSEGCGKSGSSGSEGGPGTTSISHSRISVSCAGINVEVNQHQESTPGSKPIASDSASSCSSTTATSSTSVLGSGLVAPVSPYKPGQTVFPLPPAGMSYPGTLAGAYAGYPPQFLPHGVTLDPTKSSSLVGAQLAAASSLGCSKPAGSSPLAGASPPSVMTASLCRDPYCLSYHCASHLAGAAGASCAHDQALKSGYPLVYPTHPLHSVHSSLTGATPPSLAGHPLYPYGFMLPNDPQPHICNWVSANGPCDKRFATSEELLSHLRTHTAFPGTDKLLSSYPSSSSLASAAAAAMACHMHIPTTGAPGSPGTLALRSPHHALGLGSRYHPYSKSPLPTPGAPVPVPAATGPYYSPYALYGQRLTTASALGYQ from the exons ATGATCACATCGCCCTCGCTTTCTGCTATAAGAAGTAGTAAGcgcagcagcagcctcagcGAGCCCGGAGGCAGCCCCCGCCGCAGCCGCAGCGCCGCCGACCTCGCCGGGCCGAACGGGCACGCTGGGAATAACggcagcagcgccgccgccgccaagCCCTGCTTCCACGCCGTCCCCCCCTCGGACCCGCTACGCCAAGCCAACCGCCTTCCCATCAAAGTCTTGAAAATGCTCACTGCGCGGACTGGACACATTTTACACCCCGAATACCTGCAGCCTTTACCCTCCACGCCCGTCAGCCCCATCGAG CTGGACGCGAAGAAGAGTCCCCTGGCCCTTTTGGCACAAACTTGTTCGCAGATAGGGAAGCCGGACCCGTCCCCTTCCTCCAAACTCTCCTCGGTCACCTCCAATGGCTCCGGAGGAGACAAGGACTCCAAGTCGGGCCCCTTGAAGCTCAGCGACATCGGCGTGGAGGACAAGTCGAGCTTCAAGCCGTACTCCAAGCCGGGCGCGGAGAAGAAGGAGCCGGGGGCGGCGAGCTGCGCGggcgcccccgccgcgggggtcGCGGCCGGGGAGAAGTCGGGATTCCGGGTGCCGAGCGCCACCTGCCAGCCGTTCACCCCAAGGACAGGCAGCCCTAACTCCAGCGCCTCCGCCTGCTCGCCGGGGCTGCTGCCGGCCGAGGGCAAAGGCGGGGAGGACAAGAAGGACTCGGAGGGCTGCGGAAAGAGCGGCAGCTCCGGCTCGGAGGGAGGCCCGGGCACCACCAGCATCAGCCACAGCCGGATTAGCGTGAGCTGTGCCGGGATTAACGTGGAGGTCAACCAGCACCAGGAGAGCACGCCGGGCTCCAAGCCCATCGCCTCGGACTCcgcctcctcctgcagcagcaccaccgccacctcctccacctccgTCCTGGGCTCCGGCCTCGTGGCCCCCGTCTCCCCTTACAAGCCGGGCCAGACcgtcttccccctgcccccggCGGGCATGAGCTACCCGGGCACGCTGGCTGGAGCCTACGCCGGCTACCCACCCCAGTTCCTGCCGCATGGAGTGACGCTGGACCCCACCAAATCCTCCAGCCTGGTGGGGGCCCAGCTGGCCGCTgccagcagcctgggctgcagcaagCCGGCGGGGTCGAGCCCGCTGGCGGGAGCGTCGCCGCCGTCGGTGATGACGGCGAGCCTGTGCCGAGACCCGTACTGCCTGAGCTACCACTGCGCCAGCCACCTGGCTGGTGCCGCCGGTGCCTCCTGCGCCCATGACCAGGCCCTCAAGTCCGGATACCCCCTCGTCTACCCCACCCACCCTTTGCACAGCGTCCACTCCTCGCTGACTGGCGCTACACCGCCCTCGCTGGCTGGCCACCCGTTGTACCCCTACGGCTTCATGCTCCCCAACGACCCCCAGCCACACATCTGCAACTGGGTGTCGGCCAACGGACCCTGCGACAAGCGCTTCGCCACCTCGGAGGAGCTGCTTAGCCACTTGCGGACCCATACTGCCTTCCCGGGCACCGATAAACTCCTCTCCAGCTACCCCAGCTCCTCATCGCTGGCTAGTGCAGCAGCCGCGGCCATGGCGTGCCACATGCACATCCCCACGACGGGCGCACCAGGCAGCCCGGGCACGCTGGCCCTGCGCAGCCCACACCATGCACTGGGACTCGGCAGCCGCTACCACCCCTACTCCAAGagccccctgcccacccccggGGCCCCTGTGCCCGTGCCCGCCGCCACCGGACCCTACTACTCCCCTTATGCACTCTACGGGCAGAGACTCACCACAGCCTCGGCCCTGGGGTACCAATGA